The following are encoded together in the Zingiber officinale cultivar Zhangliang chromosome 8A, Zo_v1.1, whole genome shotgun sequence genome:
- the LOC122011575 gene encoding proline-rich receptor-like protein kinase PERK12 — protein sequence MQASYNRQGHTSDTIEPPGSRHWFTYDELKSITNGFSHENHIGQGGFGSVYKGTMSDGRQIAVKQLRAGSGQGDKEFKAEVEIISRVHHRHLVSLVGYCIAEHHRLLVYEYVSNKTLQHHLHGKYMNKEFLLDWAKRMKISLGSARGLAYLHEDCHPRIIHRDIKSANILLDESFEAQVADFGLAKLTNDANSHVSTRVMGTFGYLAPEYASSGKLTDRSDVYSFGVVLLELITGRKPVDTSRPLGDESLVEWARPLLIHALETGNFDELVDPRLENKFPKVGMLRMIEAAAACVRHSAPKRPRMVQVMRALDNDESLSDLSNGIKFGQSMIYNSGQYSAEIHNLHKMAFSNGSFSIDHDNSNEFNH from the exons ATGCAAGCCTCATACAATCGTCAAGGTCATACATCGGATACCATTGAGCCACCAGGATCTAGGCATTGGTTCACATACGACGAGTTAAAATCCATAACAAATGGATTTTCTCATGAAAATCACATCGGTCAAGGTGGATTTGGGTCTGTATATAAGGGTACAATGTCTGATGGGAGGCAAATTGCTGTCAAACAACTTAGGGCTGGTAGTGGACAAGGCGATAAGGAATTTAAGGCAGAAGTGGAGATCATTAGTCGCGTACACCATCGCCATCTTGTTTCTTTGGTGGGCTACTGCATAGCTGAACATCATCGCCTTTTGGTTTACGAATATGTTTCTAACAAAACTTTGCAGCATCATTTGCATGGTAAATACATGAATAAAGAGTTTC TTCTCGATTGGGCAAAGAGAATGAAAATTTCTCTAGGATCGGCTCGTGGACTAGCATATCTCCATGAAGACT GTCATCCTCGTATCATCCACAGAGACATCAAATCGGCTAATATCCTCTTAGATGAATCTTTTGAAGCTCAG GTTGCAGATTTTGGCTTGGCAAAACTAACAAATGATGCTAATTCTCATGTGTCAACTAGAGTCATGGGGACATTTGg ATACTTGGCACCTGAATACGCTTCTAGTGGAAAATTGACAGACAGGTCCGATGTGTATTCATTTGGTGTTGTGCTTCTAGAGTTAATAACTGGGCGTAAACCAGTAGACACATCTCGTCCTCTAGGAGATGAGAGCTTAGTTGAATGG GCTCGACCACTCTTGATTCATGCCCTTGAGACAGGTAATTTTGATGAATTAGTGGATCCTAGATTGGAGAACAAGtttcccaaagttggaatgctacgTATGATTGAAGCAGCTGCTGCTTGTGTTCGTCATTCTGCTCCCAAGCGGCCAAGAATGGTGCAA GTAATGAGAGCATTGGATAACGACGAAAGCTTGAGTGATCTCTCCAACGGCATAAAATTTGGACAAAGTATGATCTACAACTCTGGCCAATACTCTGCTGAAATTCATAACCTTCACAAAATGGCATTCTCTAATGGAAGCTTTAGCATTGACCATGATAATTCCAATGAGTTTAATCATTGA